A DNA window from Vigna angularis cultivar LongXiaoDou No.4 chromosome 1, ASM1680809v1, whole genome shotgun sequence contains the following coding sequences:
- the LOC108336083 gene encoding probable trehalose-phosphate phosphatase F, with translation MDLKSSHVSPVLTDPVPVNKSRLGMHSSLLAYSQQDSPVSPGKYSRSNSRKSTGSVDDVRSNGWLDAMKASSPPRKKLLKGSSFQIASIDFEIEDYCTWMLEYPSALDSFEKIVDLAQNKKIAMFLDYDGTLSPIVDDPDCAFMSESMRTTVRSVATYFPTAIISGRSRDKVFDLVKLTELYYAGSHGMDIIGPVSETLSKNHPNCVKSTDHEGKETTLFQPAREFLPMVDEVFRTLVEITKDIEGVKVENHKFCVSVHYRNVEENNWTIVGQRVHDVLQNYPRLCSAHGRKVLEVRPVIDWNKGKAVEFLLESLGFNDSDGVLPIYIGDDKTDEDAFKVLRESNRGYGILVSSVRKESNAFYSLRDPNEVMKFLQLLVNWKRQERKHGKM, from the exons ATGGATTTGAAGTCCTCTCATGTTTCTCCTGTTCTCACTGACCCTGTTCCCGTCAATAAGTCAAGGCTTGGAATGCATTCTAGTCTGCTAGCTTATTCCCAGCAAGATTCACCAGTCTCTCCGGGGAAGTACTCAAGAAGCAATTCAAGGAAAAGTACAGGGAGTGTCGATGATGTGAGGTCCAATGGTTGGTTGGATGCCATGAAGGCTTCTTCCCCTCCAAGGAAGAAGCTACTTAAAGGGTCCAGTTTTCAGATTGCTTCAATTGACTTTGAGATTGAAGATTATTGTACATGGATG CTTGAATATCCTTCAGCACTAGACTCTTTTGAGAAAATCGTTGACCTTGCTCAGAATAAGAAGATTGCTATGTTTCTAGACTATGACGGCACACTTTCACCGATTGTAGACGATCCGGATTGTGCCTTTATGTCCGAATCT ATGCGAACAACTGTGAGAAGTGTGGCAACATATTTCCCCACAGCAATCATCAGTGGAAGAAGCCGTGACAAG GTTTTTGATCTTGTTAAACTAACAGAACTGTACTACGCTGGTAGTCATGGGATGGACATTATTGGCCCTGTCAGTGAGACTTTGTCCAAAAACCACCCTAATTGTGTAAAGTCTACAGACCATGAG GGAAAGGAAACAACTCTCTTTCAACCTGCGAGAGAATTCCTGCCTATGGTTGATGAG GTTTTTAGAACCCTCGTCGAGATTACTAAAGATATAGAAGGCGTAAAAGTTGAAAATCACAAATTTTGCGTTTCTGTACATTACCGTAATGTAGAGGAGAAT AATTGGACAATAGTTGGACAACGTGTCCATGATGTCTTGCAAAATTACCCTCGTTTATGTTCAGCTCATGGACGGAAG GTTTTAGAAGTTCGTCCTGTGATTGACTGGAATAAAGGAAAAGCTGTTGAGTTTTTACTTGAATCTCTAG GATTTAATGATAGTGATGGTGTGCTTCCCATCTACATTGGAGATGATAAAACTGATGAAGATGCATTCAAg GTGCTGCGAGAGAGCAATAGAGGTTATGGGATTTTGGTTTCGTCGGTGAGGAAAGAAAGCAATGCCTTCTACTCTCTTCGAGACCCCAATGAG GTCATGAAATTTCTCCAACTCTTGGTGAACtggaaaagacaagaaagaaagCATGGGAAGATGTAA
- the LOC108329154 gene encoding uncharacterized protein LOC108329154 isoform X2, with amino-acid sequence MSLTLQTPSSTTLSSASSIHSTTRRSTSYFSIRSTLSPKTIHCNSRRSYPQTLASASSINIASTTELDAVSAFSEIVPDTVVFDDFEKFPPTAATVSSSLLLGICGLPDTIFRNAVEMALADSECYGIENPNARVSCFVNKAFANVGSDLAKLVPGRVSTEVDARLAYDTHAIIRKVHDLLKLYNDSNVPPERLLFKIPSTWQGIEAARLLESEGIQTHLTFVYSFAQVAAAAQAGASVIQIFVGRIRDWARNHSGDAEIESAQLRGEDPGLALVTKAYNYIHKYRHKSKLMAAAVRNKQDLFSLLGVDYIIAPLKVLQSLKESVASPDEKYSFVRRLSPQSAATYQFREEEVLSLPSRGSGKSKSTDPNFGHFIGLKV; translated from the exons ATGTCACTCACTTTGCAAACTCCGTCCTCGACGACGCTCTCTTCTGCATCTTCCATTCACTCGACAACAAGAAGATCGACTTCTTACTTCTCGATTCGTTCCACGCTTTCCCCAAAAACTATCCATTGCAATTCCCGCAGGTCCTACCCTCAAACTCTCGCTTCTGCTTCCTCTATCAATATCG CTTCCACCACTGAACTCGATGCTGTGTCCGCCTTCAGCGAGATCGTCCCCGACACCGTCGTTTTCGATGATTTCGAGAA ATTTCCTCCAACTGCTGCTACTGTCAGTTCATCGCTTCTCTTGGGAATATGTGGCCTTCCAGATACCATTTTTAGG aatGCTGTGGAAATGGCTTTGGCTGATTCTGAGTGTTATGGAATTGAAAATCCTAATGCACGAGTGTCTTGTTTTGTCAACAAG GCTTTCGCGAATGTGGGTAGTGACTTGGCAAAGCTTGTCCCTGGCCGTGTTTCCACAGAGGTGGATGCGCGGCTTGCTTATGACACGCACGCCATTATCAGGAAG GTGCATGACTTGTTAAAGTTGTACAATGATAGCAATGTACCTCCTGAACGTCTGTTGTTTAAAATTCCTTCAACTTGGCAA GGAATAGAGGCTGCAAGGTTGCTGGAATCTGAAGGCATACAAACACATTTGACCTTTGTCTATAG TTTTGCTCAAGTCGCTGCTGCAGCTCAAGCTGGTGCATCTgttattcaaatttttgttgGTCGTATAAGG GATTGGGCACGTAATCATTCTGGTGACGCAGAGATAGAATCTGCCCAGCTAAGAGGAGAGGATCCAGGGTTGGCATTA GTGACAAAAGCTTACAATTATATTCACAAATATCGACATAAGTCAAAGTTGATGGCAGCCGCTGTTCGCAACAAACAGGATCTATTTAGTCTTCTGGG GGTTGACTATATCATCGCTCCATTAAAGGTATTGCAGTCTCTCAAAGAGTCTGTTGCTTCTCCTGATGAGAAGTACTCTTTTGTTAGGAGGTTATCCCCTCAGTCTGCTGCAACGTACCAATTTCGTGAGGAAGAG GTGTTAAGTCTCCCATCAAGAGGCTCAGGAAAATCGAAATCAACCGACCCTAACTTCGGTCACTTTATTGGCTTGAAAGTTTGA
- the LOC108329154 gene encoding uncharacterized protein LOC108329154 isoform X1 — MSLTLQTPSSTTLSSASSIHSTTRRSTSYFSIRSTLSPKTIHCNSRRSYPQTLASASSINIASTTELDAVSAFSEIVPDTVVFDDFEKFPPTAATVSSSLLLGICGLPDTIFRNAVEMALADSECYGIENPNARVSCFVNKAFANVGSDLAKLVPGRVSTEVDARLAYDTHAIIRKVHDLLKLYNDSNVPPERLLFKIPSTWQGIEAARLLESEGIQTHLTFVYSFAQVAAAAQAGASVIQIFVGRIRDWARNHSGDAEIESAQLRGEDPGLALVTKAYNYIHKYRHKSKLMAAAVRNKQDLFSLLGVDYIIAPLKVLQSLKESVASPDEKYSFVRRLSPQSAATYQFREEELVQWDHDSMVNAMGPAAVQLLAAGLDGHADQAKRVEDLFEKIWPPPNV, encoded by the exons ATGTCACTCACTTTGCAAACTCCGTCCTCGACGACGCTCTCTTCTGCATCTTCCATTCACTCGACAACAAGAAGATCGACTTCTTACTTCTCGATTCGTTCCACGCTTTCCCCAAAAACTATCCATTGCAATTCCCGCAGGTCCTACCCTCAAACTCTCGCTTCTGCTTCCTCTATCAATATCG CTTCCACCACTGAACTCGATGCTGTGTCCGCCTTCAGCGAGATCGTCCCCGACACCGTCGTTTTCGATGATTTCGAGAA ATTTCCTCCAACTGCTGCTACTGTCAGTTCATCGCTTCTCTTGGGAATATGTGGCCTTCCAGATACCATTTTTAGG aatGCTGTGGAAATGGCTTTGGCTGATTCTGAGTGTTATGGAATTGAAAATCCTAATGCACGAGTGTCTTGTTTTGTCAACAAG GCTTTCGCGAATGTGGGTAGTGACTTGGCAAAGCTTGTCCCTGGCCGTGTTTCCACAGAGGTGGATGCGCGGCTTGCTTATGACACGCACGCCATTATCAGGAAG GTGCATGACTTGTTAAAGTTGTACAATGATAGCAATGTACCTCCTGAACGTCTGTTGTTTAAAATTCCTTCAACTTGGCAA GGAATAGAGGCTGCAAGGTTGCTGGAATCTGAAGGCATACAAACACATTTGACCTTTGTCTATAG TTTTGCTCAAGTCGCTGCTGCAGCTCAAGCTGGTGCATCTgttattcaaatttttgttgGTCGTATAAGG GATTGGGCACGTAATCATTCTGGTGACGCAGAGATAGAATCTGCCCAGCTAAGAGGAGAGGATCCAGGGTTGGCATTA GTGACAAAAGCTTACAATTATATTCACAAATATCGACATAAGTCAAAGTTGATGGCAGCCGCTGTTCGCAACAAACAGGATCTATTTAGTCTTCTGGG GGTTGACTATATCATCGCTCCATTAAAGGTATTGCAGTCTCTCAAAGAGTCTGTTGCTTCTCCTGATGAGAAGTACTCTTTTGTTAGGAGGTTATCCCCTCAGTCTGCTGCAACGTACCAATTTCGTGAGGAAGAG CTTGTTCAATGGGACCATGATAGCATGGTAAATGCCATGGGGCCTGCAGCTGTGCAGCTTTTGGCTGCTGGACTGGATGGCCATGCTGATCAAGCAAAGCGGGTGGAAGatctatttgagaaaatttggCCACCACCAAATGTATGA